The Xylocopa sonorina isolate GNS202 chromosome 17, iyXylSono1_principal, whole genome shotgun sequence genome includes a region encoding these proteins:
- the LOC143431349 gene encoding transcription elongation regulator 1 isoform X1, with the protein METSTEQPAAATETASNNEQEHNEEGMEESEDYSFDGEDYRHFVPRGRGGFRGRGRGGFDFPMRGGPPRFRGRGFGPRGPMFRGANNGFPFEGPPRPNCPPGPAGPRFRGPPPFDPSWGPMGPPNLMGPPNLMGPPGMPPPHMMNGPIGTGPGPYGPPPGMGPPNMNNIPGQQQPPQQQAQQQANIPGLDLNGEVWVETKTPDGKSYYYNIRSRETTWTKPEGPNVKVMVQDQLEQLVHGASKQTAPSSTPTSTSTTPNQITENRVPQTTEQSSTNNADAINQLSTAPPGTGPPPTLGEAPDMNTQSADTTQANGTAPTTVTNTPTMNTPTVNTNMMQPPPNMIPMQHRMPNQFGGPIATQFGAAPFGMPPPGFQPFGGYGPPQANWGMPQMPHGVMAPQAPAEDPAILAQLDQDLVASAMVWTEHRAPDGRLYYYNSKAGESVWEKPQALKDFEGAKLALRQKAEEATANTASTVVTNATVTPNNVTAEPAKQEKPQESNHETKDSVKEADVNKPKKEETTPKEAAKPQDKSRPISSTPVPGTPWCVVWTGDGRVFFYNPSSRISVWERPDDLIGRQDVDKMVSTPPDAVVTTKTPRQSDTSESSDDDHPTPAKKMKQEDTKTVTPKEEEEKESKKTIDIGKEAAIEAEVRAARERAIVPLETRIKSFKDMLAEKDVSAFSTWEKELHKIVFDPRYLLLTSKERKQVFEKYVKERAEEERREKRNKMKERKEQFQKLLEEAGLHGKSSFSDFAQKHGRDERFKNVEKMRERESLFNEYLLEVRKKEKEEKTAKREQVKKEFIAMLREHKDIDRHSHWSDCKKKLESDWRYRVVESASTREDWFRDYIRMLKEERKKEKEKEKDHRHRDKDHHKSEKKDRDRKDTDKYKEKSSKDRADKESSKDKKRRSEAPSEENGKEKKEAVAEKESGEIEDNDEKPSKKENDKEDAEDQSDSEEDREKQKRERERRAEASLREREREVQRTLATHLRDRDKERQHHRHTEAVQHFSALLADLVRNGDLAWREAKRQLRKDHRWELAESLDREEKERLFNEHIEQLSRKKRDKFRELLDEVRASTELTASWRDIKKLLKDDPRYIKFSSSDRKCEKEFKEYIKDKLVAAKADFRELLQETKLITDKTYKKVQENNAHLAEIEEILRKDRRFLVLEAAAAERTRLLMGYLEELARRGPPPPPTASEPSRRPTTN; encoded by the exons ATGGAAACGAGTACCGAGCAACCCGCTGCGGCCACGGAAACTGCTTCTAATAATGAACAGGAGCACAATGAGGAGGGCATGGAAGAGAGCGAGGATTACAGTTTCGATGGTGAAGATTATAGGCATTTCGTACCACGGGGAAGAGGAGGTTTTAG GGGTCGTGGCAGAGGTGGGTTTGATTTTCCAATGAGAGGTGGACCTCCGAGATTTAGAGGAAGAGGATTTGGACCTAGAGGACCGATGTTTCGAGGAGCGAACAATGGATTCCCATTCGAGGGACCTCCCAGGCCAAACTGCCCGCCGGGGCCAGCTGGACCGCGATTTCGAGGGCCACCTCCGTTCGATCCTAGTTGGGGACCTATGGGGCCACCGAATCTAATGGGACCGCCGAACCTTATGGGACCTCCAGGGATG CCACCGCCGCACATGATGAATGGCCCAATTGGGACAGGTCCGGGACCGTACGGACCACCTCCTGGAATGGGACCACCAAATATGAATAAC ATTCCAGGTCAGCAGCAGCCACCGCAACAGCAGGCGCAACAGCAAGCAAACATTCCAGGCTTAGACCTCAACGGAGAGGTTTGGGTAGAAACAAAAACACCGGATGGTAAATCGTATTATTACAATATTCGTTCGAGAGAGACTACATGGACAAAACCAGAGGGACCGAATGTTAAGGTCATGGTACAAGACCAGCTGGAACAATTGGTGCATGGAGCGTCGAAACAAACAGCTCCGTCCAGTACTCCAACGTCAACGTCGACTACCCCGAATCAAATTACCGAGAATAGGGTTCCTCAAACTACGGAGCAATCTTCGACGAATAACGCAGATGCTATCAATCAACTAAGCACCGCTCCTCCCGGTACAGGGCCACCTCCGACGCTTGGCGAAGCACCGGATATGAATACGCAATCGGCCGACACAACACAAGCGAATG GCACAGCACCTACAACTGTGACCAACACCCCAACTATGAATACTCCAACGGTGAACACAAATATGATGCAACCACCACCTAATATGATacctatgcaacatagaatgcCGAATCAGTTTGGCGGTCCAATCGCGACGCAATTTGGAGCAGCACCTTTCGGTATGCCACCGCCAGGATTCCAGCCGTTTGGGGGTTACGGTCCGCCGCAGGCAAATTGGG GTATGCCACAAATGCCACATGGGGTGATGGCCCCGCAAGCTCCGGCGGAAGATCCGGCCATCTTGGCTCAACTCGATCAAGATCTAGTAGCATCTGCTATGGTATGGACAGAGCATCGCGCTCCGGATGGCAGGTTGTACTATTATAACAGTAAAGCCGGTGAATCTGTTTGGGAAAAGCCACAAGCGTTAAAAGATTTCGAAG GTGCAAAATTGGCGTTGCGGCAAAAGGCAGAGGAAGCAACTGCCAACACTGCCAGTACCGTTGTAACCAATGCCACTGTTACTCCTAACAATGTAACCGCTGAACCCGCGAAACAGGAAAAGCCTCAAGAAAGCAATCACGAAACCAAAGATAGCGTAAAAGAAGCGGACGTCAATAAGCCGAAAAAAGAGGAAACAACGCCTAAAGAGGCTGCGAAACCTCAAGATAAGTCTAGGCCAATTTCCAGCACACCAGTCCCTGGAACCCCTTG GTGTGTTGTTTGGACGGGCGATGGACGCGTGTTTTTCTATAATCCTTCGTCCCGTATTTCCGTGTGGGAAAGACCGGACGATCTTATCGGTCGTCAAGATGTGGATAAAATGGTGTCTACTCCACCTGATGCAGTGGTGACAACTAAAACACCGCGTCAGTCGGATACAAGCGAGAGCAGCGACGATGACCATCCAACACCGGCGAAAAAGATGAAACAAGAAGATACGAAAA CTGTGACACCAAAAGAAGAGGAGGAAAAGGAAAGTAAGAAGACGATTGACATCGGGAAGGAAGCTGCGATAGAGGCGGAAGTACGCGCGGCTAGAGAAAGAGCGATTGTTCCTTTGGAGACGAGAATCAAGTCGTTCAAGGATATGCTTGcagagaaggat GTGTCGGCGTTTAGCACTTGGGAGAAGGAGCTTCATAAAATTGTGTTTGATCCTCGGTACTTACTTTTGACGTCGAAGGAGAGGAAGCAAGTGTTCGAGAAATACGTGAAGGAGAGAGCGGAAGAAGAGAGGCGGGAAAAGAGGAACAAAATGAAAGAACGGAAAGAGCAGTTCCAAAAGCTGTTGGAAGAAGCTGGTCTTCACGGGAA GTCCTCGTTTAGCGATTTTGCTCAGAAACATGGGCGTGATGAACGGTTTAAGAATGTAGAAAAGATGCGTGAACGGGAGAGCCTATTCAACGAATATCTACTGGAAGTGCGAAAGAAGGAAAAAGAGGAGAAAACAGCGAAACGAGAACAg GTGAAAAAGGAATTCATAGCGATGCTACGCGAGCACAAAGACATCGACAGGCATTCGCATTGGAGCGATTGTAAGAAAAAATTGGAATCAGATTGGAGGTACAGAGTCGTAGAGTCGGCAAGCACAAGGGAAGATTGGTTTAGGGATTACATTCGTATGCTAAAGGAGGAACGGAAAAAggagaaggagaaagagaaagatcaTCGGCACAGGGACAAAGATCATCATAAATCCGAGAAGAAGGATAGGGATCGCAAGGATACTGATAAATACAAGGAGAAGTCGTCCAAGGACCGAGCAGACAAGGAAAGTTCAAAGGACAAGAAGCGTAGAAGCGAAGCACCCTCGGAAGAGAATGGGAAGGAAAAGAAGGAAGCAGTCGCTGAGAAGGAAAGCGGTGAAATCGAGGATAACGACGAGAAACCATCGAAGAAAGAAAACGAC AAAGAGGACGCGGAAGATCAGTCCGATTCAGAAGAAGACCGTGAAAAacagaaacgagaacgtgagagaAGAGCAGAAGCGAGtcttcgcgagagagagagggaagttCAAAGAACTCTTGCCACGCATCTTCGCGACAGAGATAAGGAGAGACAACATCATCGTCACACGGAAGCGGTGCAACATTTTAGCGCTCTACTCGCAGACCTG GTGAGGAATGGTGACTTGGCGTGGCGAGAAGCAAAGCGACAATTGAGAAAAGACCATAGATGGGAATTGGCGGAAAGCTTGGATCGCGAGGAGAAAGAAAGATTGTTTAATGAACATATAGAGCAACTTAGCCGCAAGAAACGTGATAAATTCCGAGAACTCCTCGACGAAGTTAGAGCTTCTACCGAACTGACTGCATCCTGGAGggatataaaaaaattattaaaagacGATCCTAGATATATTAAATTTTCATCTAGCGATCGA AAATGTGAAAAAGAGTTCAAGGAATACATTAAGGATAAACTTGTCGCGGCCAAAGCTGATTTCAGAGAATTGTTACAA GAGACAAAACTTATTACTGATAAGACGTATAAAAAGGTACAAGAGAATAATGCACATTTAGCAGAAATTGAAGAAATCTTAAGGAAAGATCGAAGATTTTTGGTATTGGAAGCAGCGGCTGCTGAACGAACGCGTTTATTAATGGGATATTTAGAAGAATTGGCACGCAGGGGTCCGCCCCCGCCACCTACCGCTTCAGAACCATCAAGACGACCAACTACAAA CTAA
- the LOC143431349 gene encoding transcription elongation regulator 1 isoform X3: MRGGPPRFRGRGFGPRGPMFRGANNGFPFEGPPRPNCPPGPAGPRFRGPPPFDPSWGPMGPPNLMGPPNLMGPPGMPPPHMMNGPIGTGPGPYGPPPGMGPPNMNNIPGQQQPPQQQAQQQANIPGLDLNGEVWVETKTPDGKSYYYNIRSRETTWTKPEGPNVKVMVQDQLEQLVHGASKQTAPSSTPTSTSTTPNQITENRVPQTTEQSSTNNADAINQLSTAPPGTGPPPTLGEAPDMNTQSADTTQANGTAPTTVTNTPTMNTPTVNTNMMQPPPNMIPMQHRMPNQFGGPIATQFGAAPFGMPPPGFQPFGGYGPPQANWGMPQMPHGVMAPQAPAEDPAILAQLDQDLVASAMVWTEHRAPDGRLYYYNSKAGESVWEKPQALKDFEGAKLALRQKAEEATANTASTVVTNATVTPNNVTAEPAKQEKPQESNHETKDSVKEADVNKPKKEETTPKEAAKPQDKSRPISSTPVPGTPWCVVWTGDGRVFFYNPSSRISVWERPDDLIGRQDVDKMVSTPPDAVVTTKTPRQSDTSESSDDDHPTPAKKMKQEDTKTVTPKEEEEKESKKTIDIGKEAAIEAEVRAARERAIVPLETRIKSFKDMLAEKDVSAFSTWEKELHKIVFDPRYLLLTSKERKQVFEKYVKERAEEERREKRNKMKERKEQFQKLLEEAGLHGKSSFSDFAQKHGRDERFKNVEKMRERESLFNEYLLEVRKKEKEEKTAKREQVKKEFIAMLREHKDIDRHSHWSDCKKKLESDWRYRVVESASTREDWFRDYIRMLKEERKKEKEKEKDHRHRDKDHHKSEKKDRDRKDTDKYKEKSSKDRADKESSKDKKRRSEAPSEENGKEKKEAVAEKESGEIEDNDEKPSKKENDKEDAEDQSDSEEDREKQKRERERRAEASLREREREVQRTLATHLRDRDKERQHHRHTEAVQHFSALLADLVRNGDLAWREAKRQLRKDHRWELAESLDREEKERLFNEHIEQLSRKKRDKFRELLDEVRASTELTASWRDIKKLLKDDPRYIKFSSSDRKCEKEFKEYIKDKLVAAKADFRELLQETKLITDKTYKKVQENNAHLAEIEEILRKDRRFLVLEAAAAERTRLLMGYLEELARRGPPPPPTASEPSRRPTTN, from the exons ATGAGAGGTGGACCTCCGAGATTTAGAGGAAGAGGATTTGGACCTAGAGGACCGATGTTTCGAGGAGCGAACAATGGATTCCCATTCGAGGGACCTCCCAGGCCAAACTGCCCGCCGGGGCCAGCTGGACCGCGATTTCGAGGGCCACCTCCGTTCGATCCTAGTTGGGGACCTATGGGGCCACCGAATCTAATGGGACCGCCGAACCTTATGGGACCTCCAGGGATG CCACCGCCGCACATGATGAATGGCCCAATTGGGACAGGTCCGGGACCGTACGGACCACCTCCTGGAATGGGACCACCAAATATGAATAAC ATTCCAGGTCAGCAGCAGCCACCGCAACAGCAGGCGCAACAGCAAGCAAACATTCCAGGCTTAGACCTCAACGGAGAGGTTTGGGTAGAAACAAAAACACCGGATGGTAAATCGTATTATTACAATATTCGTTCGAGAGAGACTACATGGACAAAACCAGAGGGACCGAATGTTAAGGTCATGGTACAAGACCAGCTGGAACAATTGGTGCATGGAGCGTCGAAACAAACAGCTCCGTCCAGTACTCCAACGTCAACGTCGACTACCCCGAATCAAATTACCGAGAATAGGGTTCCTCAAACTACGGAGCAATCTTCGACGAATAACGCAGATGCTATCAATCAACTAAGCACCGCTCCTCCCGGTACAGGGCCACCTCCGACGCTTGGCGAAGCACCGGATATGAATACGCAATCGGCCGACACAACACAAGCGAATG GCACAGCACCTACAACTGTGACCAACACCCCAACTATGAATACTCCAACGGTGAACACAAATATGATGCAACCACCACCTAATATGATacctatgcaacatagaatgcCGAATCAGTTTGGCGGTCCAATCGCGACGCAATTTGGAGCAGCACCTTTCGGTATGCCACCGCCAGGATTCCAGCCGTTTGGGGGTTACGGTCCGCCGCAGGCAAATTGGG GTATGCCACAAATGCCACATGGGGTGATGGCCCCGCAAGCTCCGGCGGAAGATCCGGCCATCTTGGCTCAACTCGATCAAGATCTAGTAGCATCTGCTATGGTATGGACAGAGCATCGCGCTCCGGATGGCAGGTTGTACTATTATAACAGTAAAGCCGGTGAATCTGTTTGGGAAAAGCCACAAGCGTTAAAAGATTTCGAAG GTGCAAAATTGGCGTTGCGGCAAAAGGCAGAGGAAGCAACTGCCAACACTGCCAGTACCGTTGTAACCAATGCCACTGTTACTCCTAACAATGTAACCGCTGAACCCGCGAAACAGGAAAAGCCTCAAGAAAGCAATCACGAAACCAAAGATAGCGTAAAAGAAGCGGACGTCAATAAGCCGAAAAAAGAGGAAACAACGCCTAAAGAGGCTGCGAAACCTCAAGATAAGTCTAGGCCAATTTCCAGCACACCAGTCCCTGGAACCCCTTG GTGTGTTGTTTGGACGGGCGATGGACGCGTGTTTTTCTATAATCCTTCGTCCCGTATTTCCGTGTGGGAAAGACCGGACGATCTTATCGGTCGTCAAGATGTGGATAAAATGGTGTCTACTCCACCTGATGCAGTGGTGACAACTAAAACACCGCGTCAGTCGGATACAAGCGAGAGCAGCGACGATGACCATCCAACACCGGCGAAAAAGATGAAACAAGAAGATACGAAAA CTGTGACACCAAAAGAAGAGGAGGAAAAGGAAAGTAAGAAGACGATTGACATCGGGAAGGAAGCTGCGATAGAGGCGGAAGTACGCGCGGCTAGAGAAAGAGCGATTGTTCCTTTGGAGACGAGAATCAAGTCGTTCAAGGATATGCTTGcagagaaggat GTGTCGGCGTTTAGCACTTGGGAGAAGGAGCTTCATAAAATTGTGTTTGATCCTCGGTACTTACTTTTGACGTCGAAGGAGAGGAAGCAAGTGTTCGAGAAATACGTGAAGGAGAGAGCGGAAGAAGAGAGGCGGGAAAAGAGGAACAAAATGAAAGAACGGAAAGAGCAGTTCCAAAAGCTGTTGGAAGAAGCTGGTCTTCACGGGAA GTCCTCGTTTAGCGATTTTGCTCAGAAACATGGGCGTGATGAACGGTTTAAGAATGTAGAAAAGATGCGTGAACGGGAGAGCCTATTCAACGAATATCTACTGGAAGTGCGAAAGAAGGAAAAAGAGGAGAAAACAGCGAAACGAGAACAg GTGAAAAAGGAATTCATAGCGATGCTACGCGAGCACAAAGACATCGACAGGCATTCGCATTGGAGCGATTGTAAGAAAAAATTGGAATCAGATTGGAGGTACAGAGTCGTAGAGTCGGCAAGCACAAGGGAAGATTGGTTTAGGGATTACATTCGTATGCTAAAGGAGGAACGGAAAAAggagaaggagaaagagaaagatcaTCGGCACAGGGACAAAGATCATCATAAATCCGAGAAGAAGGATAGGGATCGCAAGGATACTGATAAATACAAGGAGAAGTCGTCCAAGGACCGAGCAGACAAGGAAAGTTCAAAGGACAAGAAGCGTAGAAGCGAAGCACCCTCGGAAGAGAATGGGAAGGAAAAGAAGGAAGCAGTCGCTGAGAAGGAAAGCGGTGAAATCGAGGATAACGACGAGAAACCATCGAAGAAAGAAAACGAC AAAGAGGACGCGGAAGATCAGTCCGATTCAGAAGAAGACCGTGAAAAacagaaacgagaacgtgagagaAGAGCAGAAGCGAGtcttcgcgagagagagagggaagttCAAAGAACTCTTGCCACGCATCTTCGCGACAGAGATAAGGAGAGACAACATCATCGTCACACGGAAGCGGTGCAACATTTTAGCGCTCTACTCGCAGACCTG GTGAGGAATGGTGACTTGGCGTGGCGAGAAGCAAAGCGACAATTGAGAAAAGACCATAGATGGGAATTGGCGGAAAGCTTGGATCGCGAGGAGAAAGAAAGATTGTTTAATGAACATATAGAGCAACTTAGCCGCAAGAAACGTGATAAATTCCGAGAACTCCTCGACGAAGTTAGAGCTTCTACCGAACTGACTGCATCCTGGAGggatataaaaaaattattaaaagacGATCCTAGATATATTAAATTTTCATCTAGCGATCGA AAATGTGAAAAAGAGTTCAAGGAATACATTAAGGATAAACTTGTCGCGGCCAAAGCTGATTTCAGAGAATTGTTACAA GAGACAAAACTTATTACTGATAAGACGTATAAAAAGGTACAAGAGAATAATGCACATTTAGCAGAAATTGAAGAAATCTTAAGGAAAGATCGAAGATTTTTGGTATTGGAAGCAGCGGCTGCTGAACGAACGCGTTTATTAATGGGATATTTAGAAGAATTGGCACGCAGGGGTCCGCCCCCGCCACCTACCGCTTCAGAACCATCAAGACGACCAACTACAAA CTAA
- the LOC143431349 gene encoding transcription elongation regulator 1 isoform X2 produces METSTEQPAAATETASNNEQEHNEEGMEESEDYSFDGEDYRHFVPRGRGGFRGGFDFPMRGGPPRFRGRGFGPRGPMFRGANNGFPFEGPPRPNCPPGPAGPRFRGPPPFDPSWGPMGPPNLMGPPNLMGPPGMPPPHMMNGPIGTGPGPYGPPPGMGPPNMNNIPGQQQPPQQQAQQQANIPGLDLNGEVWVETKTPDGKSYYYNIRSRETTWTKPEGPNVKVMVQDQLEQLVHGASKQTAPSSTPTSTSTTPNQITENRVPQTTEQSSTNNADAINQLSTAPPGTGPPPTLGEAPDMNTQSADTTQANGTAPTTVTNTPTMNTPTVNTNMMQPPPNMIPMQHRMPNQFGGPIATQFGAAPFGMPPPGFQPFGGYGPPQANWGMPQMPHGVMAPQAPAEDPAILAQLDQDLVASAMVWTEHRAPDGRLYYYNSKAGESVWEKPQALKDFEGAKLALRQKAEEATANTASTVVTNATVTPNNVTAEPAKQEKPQESNHETKDSVKEADVNKPKKEETTPKEAAKPQDKSRPISSTPVPGTPWCVVWTGDGRVFFYNPSSRISVWERPDDLIGRQDVDKMVSTPPDAVVTTKTPRQSDTSESSDDDHPTPAKKMKQEDTKTVTPKEEEEKESKKTIDIGKEAAIEAEVRAARERAIVPLETRIKSFKDMLAEKDVSAFSTWEKELHKIVFDPRYLLLTSKERKQVFEKYVKERAEEERREKRNKMKERKEQFQKLLEEAGLHGKSSFSDFAQKHGRDERFKNVEKMRERESLFNEYLLEVRKKEKEEKTAKREQVKKEFIAMLREHKDIDRHSHWSDCKKKLESDWRYRVVESASTREDWFRDYIRMLKEERKKEKEKEKDHRHRDKDHHKSEKKDRDRKDTDKYKEKSSKDRADKESSKDKKRRSEAPSEENGKEKKEAVAEKESGEIEDNDEKPSKKENDKEDAEDQSDSEEDREKQKRERERRAEASLREREREVQRTLATHLRDRDKERQHHRHTEAVQHFSALLADLVRNGDLAWREAKRQLRKDHRWELAESLDREEKERLFNEHIEQLSRKKRDKFRELLDEVRASTELTASWRDIKKLLKDDPRYIKFSSSDRKCEKEFKEYIKDKLVAAKADFRELLQETKLITDKTYKKVQENNAHLAEIEEILRKDRRFLVLEAAAAERTRLLMGYLEELARRGPPPPPTASEPSRRPTTN; encoded by the exons ATGGAAACGAGTACCGAGCAACCCGCTGCGGCCACGGAAACTGCTTCTAATAATGAACAGGAGCACAATGAGGAGGGCATGGAAGAGAGCGAGGATTACAGTTTCGATGGTGAAGATTATAGGCATTTCGTACCACGGGGAAGAGGAGGTTTTAG AGGTGGGTTTGATTTTCCAATGAGAGGTGGACCTCCGAGATTTAGAGGAAGAGGATTTGGACCTAGAGGACCGATGTTTCGAGGAGCGAACAATGGATTCCCATTCGAGGGACCTCCCAGGCCAAACTGCCCGCCGGGGCCAGCTGGACCGCGATTTCGAGGGCCACCTCCGTTCGATCCTAGTTGGGGACCTATGGGGCCACCGAATCTAATGGGACCGCCGAACCTTATGGGACCTCCAGGGATG CCACCGCCGCACATGATGAATGGCCCAATTGGGACAGGTCCGGGACCGTACGGACCACCTCCTGGAATGGGACCACCAAATATGAATAAC ATTCCAGGTCAGCAGCAGCCACCGCAACAGCAGGCGCAACAGCAAGCAAACATTCCAGGCTTAGACCTCAACGGAGAGGTTTGGGTAGAAACAAAAACACCGGATGGTAAATCGTATTATTACAATATTCGTTCGAGAGAGACTACATGGACAAAACCAGAGGGACCGAATGTTAAGGTCATGGTACAAGACCAGCTGGAACAATTGGTGCATGGAGCGTCGAAACAAACAGCTCCGTCCAGTACTCCAACGTCAACGTCGACTACCCCGAATCAAATTACCGAGAATAGGGTTCCTCAAACTACGGAGCAATCTTCGACGAATAACGCAGATGCTATCAATCAACTAAGCACCGCTCCTCCCGGTACAGGGCCACCTCCGACGCTTGGCGAAGCACCGGATATGAATACGCAATCGGCCGACACAACACAAGCGAATG GCACAGCACCTACAACTGTGACCAACACCCCAACTATGAATACTCCAACGGTGAACACAAATATGATGCAACCACCACCTAATATGATacctatgcaacatagaatgcCGAATCAGTTTGGCGGTCCAATCGCGACGCAATTTGGAGCAGCACCTTTCGGTATGCCACCGCCAGGATTCCAGCCGTTTGGGGGTTACGGTCCGCCGCAGGCAAATTGGG GTATGCCACAAATGCCACATGGGGTGATGGCCCCGCAAGCTCCGGCGGAAGATCCGGCCATCTTGGCTCAACTCGATCAAGATCTAGTAGCATCTGCTATGGTATGGACAGAGCATCGCGCTCCGGATGGCAGGTTGTACTATTATAACAGTAAAGCCGGTGAATCTGTTTGGGAAAAGCCACAAGCGTTAAAAGATTTCGAAG GTGCAAAATTGGCGTTGCGGCAAAAGGCAGAGGAAGCAACTGCCAACACTGCCAGTACCGTTGTAACCAATGCCACTGTTACTCCTAACAATGTAACCGCTGAACCCGCGAAACAGGAAAAGCCTCAAGAAAGCAATCACGAAACCAAAGATAGCGTAAAAGAAGCGGACGTCAATAAGCCGAAAAAAGAGGAAACAACGCCTAAAGAGGCTGCGAAACCTCAAGATAAGTCTAGGCCAATTTCCAGCACACCAGTCCCTGGAACCCCTTG GTGTGTTGTTTGGACGGGCGATGGACGCGTGTTTTTCTATAATCCTTCGTCCCGTATTTCCGTGTGGGAAAGACCGGACGATCTTATCGGTCGTCAAGATGTGGATAAAATGGTGTCTACTCCACCTGATGCAGTGGTGACAACTAAAACACCGCGTCAGTCGGATACAAGCGAGAGCAGCGACGATGACCATCCAACACCGGCGAAAAAGATGAAACAAGAAGATACGAAAA CTGTGACACCAAAAGAAGAGGAGGAAAAGGAAAGTAAGAAGACGATTGACATCGGGAAGGAAGCTGCGATAGAGGCGGAAGTACGCGCGGCTAGAGAAAGAGCGATTGTTCCTTTGGAGACGAGAATCAAGTCGTTCAAGGATATGCTTGcagagaaggat GTGTCGGCGTTTAGCACTTGGGAGAAGGAGCTTCATAAAATTGTGTTTGATCCTCGGTACTTACTTTTGACGTCGAAGGAGAGGAAGCAAGTGTTCGAGAAATACGTGAAGGAGAGAGCGGAAGAAGAGAGGCGGGAAAAGAGGAACAAAATGAAAGAACGGAAAGAGCAGTTCCAAAAGCTGTTGGAAGAAGCTGGTCTTCACGGGAA GTCCTCGTTTAGCGATTTTGCTCAGAAACATGGGCGTGATGAACGGTTTAAGAATGTAGAAAAGATGCGTGAACGGGAGAGCCTATTCAACGAATATCTACTGGAAGTGCGAAAGAAGGAAAAAGAGGAGAAAACAGCGAAACGAGAACAg GTGAAAAAGGAATTCATAGCGATGCTACGCGAGCACAAAGACATCGACAGGCATTCGCATTGGAGCGATTGTAAGAAAAAATTGGAATCAGATTGGAGGTACAGAGTCGTAGAGTCGGCAAGCACAAGGGAAGATTGGTTTAGGGATTACATTCGTATGCTAAAGGAGGAACGGAAAAAggagaaggagaaagagaaagatcaTCGGCACAGGGACAAAGATCATCATAAATCCGAGAAGAAGGATAGGGATCGCAAGGATACTGATAAATACAAGGAGAAGTCGTCCAAGGACCGAGCAGACAAGGAAAGTTCAAAGGACAAGAAGCGTAGAAGCGAAGCACCCTCGGAAGAGAATGGGAAGGAAAAGAAGGAAGCAGTCGCTGAGAAGGAAAGCGGTGAAATCGAGGATAACGACGAGAAACCATCGAAGAAAGAAAACGAC AAAGAGGACGCGGAAGATCAGTCCGATTCAGAAGAAGACCGTGAAAAacagaaacgagaacgtgagagaAGAGCAGAAGCGAGtcttcgcgagagagagagggaagttCAAAGAACTCTTGCCACGCATCTTCGCGACAGAGATAAGGAGAGACAACATCATCGTCACACGGAAGCGGTGCAACATTTTAGCGCTCTACTCGCAGACCTG GTGAGGAATGGTGACTTGGCGTGGCGAGAAGCAAAGCGACAATTGAGAAAAGACCATAGATGGGAATTGGCGGAAAGCTTGGATCGCGAGGAGAAAGAAAGATTGTTTAATGAACATATAGAGCAACTTAGCCGCAAGAAACGTGATAAATTCCGAGAACTCCTCGACGAAGTTAGAGCTTCTACCGAACTGACTGCATCCTGGAGggatataaaaaaattattaaaagacGATCCTAGATATATTAAATTTTCATCTAGCGATCGA AAATGTGAAAAAGAGTTCAAGGAATACATTAAGGATAAACTTGTCGCGGCCAAAGCTGATTTCAGAGAATTGTTACAA GAGACAAAACTTATTACTGATAAGACGTATAAAAAGGTACAAGAGAATAATGCACATTTAGCAGAAATTGAAGAAATCTTAAGGAAAGATCGAAGATTTTTGGTATTGGAAGCAGCGGCTGCTGAACGAACGCGTTTATTAATGGGATATTTAGAAGAATTGGCACGCAGGGGTCCGCCCCCGCCACCTACCGCTTCAGAACCATCAAGACGACCAACTACAAA CTAA